One part of the Dyadobacter sp. 676 genome encodes these proteins:
- a CDS encoding sigma-54 dependent transcriptional regulator, whose amino-acid sequence MKKIVVVDDEADICFLLKRFLSKNDFIVETAQNGKDGLALIESISPDLVMTDFRLGDITGTELLMAIKSKRPNVPVLIITGYSDIKVAVNVMKLGAYDYITKPLFPDEILVTVKKAIADAEAAQNEEQQYVAPAMSDGVSEAVKPARKNQSRTKAGYIMGNSEVSDNLFRQVDLVAPTNFSVIIYGESGSGKEAIAQEIHNRSKRRDMPFVAMDCGAISKELAGSELFGHEKGSFTGALQTKIGHFELANGGTLFLDEVSNLSYEIQVALLRVVQERKMRRIGGSKEIDLDVRIIVASNERLLDSAKNGKFREDLYYRFNEFTIEVPALRNRKDDLMLFASAFLETTNAELGKNVKGFSEEVKNDFLNYSWPGNLRELKNVIKRATLLSDGDLIEEKALPFEIVNYRRLKDLDDEPVPAASPVASLLSENADGEETKPSLKTVANEAEYDMIMQVLRDVNFNKSKAARLLNIDRKTLYNKMKQFDI is encoded by the coding sequence ATGAAAAAAATAGTTGTTGTTGATGATGAAGCGGATATTTGCTTCCTTTTGAAGCGTTTTTTATCAAAGAACGATTTTATAGTAGAAACAGCCCAGAATGGTAAGGACGGCCTCGCACTGATAGAATCCATCTCGCCGGACCTCGTTATGACCGATTTCAGGCTGGGGGACATCACCGGAACGGAGCTCCTCATGGCCATTAAATCCAAAAGACCGAACGTTCCCGTACTGATCATAACCGGTTATTCGGACATCAAGGTGGCAGTAAATGTGATGAAGCTGGGCGCTTACGATTACATTACCAAACCGCTTTTCCCGGACGAAATTCTTGTGACGGTAAAGAAAGCCATCGCCGATGCGGAAGCTGCCCAGAACGAAGAGCAGCAGTACGTGGCGCCGGCCATGTCCGATGGCGTTTCGGAAGCGGTGAAACCCGCGCGCAAGAACCAGTCGCGCACGAAAGCGGGGTACATTATGGGCAACAGCGAGGTTTCGGATAACCTTTTCCGGCAGGTAGACCTCGTGGCCCCCACCAATTTCAGCGTGATCATATACGGCGAAAGCGGCTCGGGAAAGGAGGCTATCGCACAGGAAATCCATAACCGCTCGAAACGGAGAGATATGCCTTTCGTGGCAATGGACTGCGGTGCTATTTCAAAGGAACTCGCGGGCAGCGAGCTTTTCGGACACGAAAAAGGCTCGTTTACAGGTGCATTACAAACCAAGATAGGCCATTTCGAACTGGCGAATGGCGGTACGCTGTTTCTCGACGAGGTTTCCAACCTTTCCTACGAGATACAGGTTGCATTGCTTCGCGTAGTACAGGAACGTAAAATGCGCCGGATCGGCGGCTCGAAGGAAATCGATCTGGATGTGCGGATCATCGTAGCGAGCAACGAACGGCTGCTCGATTCGGCGAAGAACGGCAAATTCAGAGAAGATCTCTACTACCGCTTCAATGAATTTACCATCGAAGTACCGGCATTGCGGAACCGTAAGGACGATCTCATGCTCTTCGCCAGCGCCTTCCTGGAAACTACCAATGCAGAGCTCGGCAAAAATGTAAAAGGGTTTTCGGAAGAAGTCAAAAACGACTTTCTGAACTACTCGTGGCCGGGTAACCTTCGCGAGCTGAAAAATGTGATCAAAAGGGCTACGCTTCTGTCGGACGGCGATCTGATCGAGGAAAAGGCGTTGCCGTTCGAGATCGTCAATTACAGGCGCCTGAAAGACCTGGATGATGAGCCTGTACCGGCGGCGAGCCCGGTGGCTTCGCTGCTGTCGGAGAACGCCGATGGGGAAGAAACAAAACCCAGCCTGAAAACCGTGGCCAACGAAGCCGAATACGACATGATCATGCAGGTGCTGCGGGATGTGAATTTCAATAAAAGCAAGGCCGCCCGTTTGCTCAACATCGACCGCAAGACGCTTTACAATAAAATGAAACAATTCGATATCTGA
- a CDS encoding CusA/CzcA family heavy metal efflux RND transporter: MNKFIRGIVGFSLKNRFFIFFMTGLLIVSGIVSYQNTPLEAFPDVTNTQIIIVTQWNGRSAEEIERFVTVPIEVAMNSVQQKTNVRSTTMFGLSIVKIIFDDGVEDFFARQQVNNQLRTVSLPDGVEPDVQPPYGPTGEIFRFTLQSKDRDSRELLTLHKWVIDRQLRSVPGVTDVVAFGGRDKIYEVQVNPTKLVKYNITPLEVYQAVSKSNINVGGDVIEKNGQAYVVRGIGLLNSIPDIQNIIVEYVKDYPVLVRDVADVRESDMPRVGQVGLDGNDDVVEGIVVQRKGENPSEVLARVKDKIEELNTKILPPDVKMVTFYDRDNLIDFCAHTVKHNLVEGIVLVTVIVFIFMADWRTTVIVSIIIPLALLFAFMCLRLKGMSANLLSMGAIDFGIIIDGAVVMVEGIFVALDHLAHRNGMDRFNKLSKLGLIKRTGGELGKAIFFSKLIIITALIPIFSFQKVEGKMFTPLAYTLGFALLGALLYTLTLVPVLCSILLRKNVREKSNPIVRFFDNIVTKGFEWCYARKKLSVVFATAFLGASLFSAKFLGTEFLPTLNEGALWVEAKMPMSSSLAETVKMVTTLRAKLNEFPEVNGVLSQTGRSNDGTDPSGFYYVQMQVNLKPKEEWKRKISQDDLIEEMDKKLKQFQGINYNYSQPIIDNVAEAVAGMNASNAVKIFGDDLETLNNKANEVLEAIKNVPGIKDVGILRNIGQPEISVILHDHKMAQYGVSIADAQAVIEMAIGGKTASILYEGERKFDIRLRYEEQYRRTVDDIQQLMVPTLTGGKIPLKEISTIRTVTGPAFVYRDNNKRFIGVKFSVRERDLGSTIAEAQSKVKPLLSSLPKGYSVSWSGEFENQVRATARLGQVVPISLIGIFILLFIMFSNAKDAGLVLINVPFALIGGILALHVTHMNFGISAGVGFIALFGLCVQNGVILISVFNKNLAARMTLDEAIREGVKSRIRPVIMTALMAAIGLLPAAVSTGIGSETQKPLAIVVIGGLITATVLTLLIFPIIYGFFNRKIKVSKYA; the protein is encoded by the coding sequence ATGAACAAATTCATCCGAGGCATCGTGGGCTTTTCGCTCAAGAACCGGTTCTTTATATTCTTCATGACAGGCCTGCTGATCGTGTCGGGGATTGTCAGCTATCAGAACACACCGCTGGAAGCATTTCCGGACGTGACCAACACACAGATCATCATCGTGACGCAATGGAACGGGCGCAGCGCGGAGGAAATCGAACGCTTTGTGACGGTGCCTATTGAAGTGGCGATGAACTCCGTCCAGCAGAAAACCAATGTACGGAGCACGACTATGTTCGGTTTGAGCATTGTCAAAATCATATTCGACGACGGCGTGGAGGACTTCTTCGCCCGGCAACAGGTAAACAACCAGCTACGCACGGTTTCACTGCCCGATGGCGTCGAGCCCGACGTGCAGCCGCCATACGGCCCTACCGGCGAGATTTTCCGTTTCACGCTACAAAGCAAGGACCGCGATAGCCGCGAATTGCTCACACTGCACAAATGGGTGATCGACCGCCAGTTGCGCAGCGTTCCGGGCGTCACCGACGTGGTTGCGTTCGGCGGCCGCGACAAGATCTACGAAGTACAGGTCAATCCGACCAAACTTGTGAAATACAATATCACACCGCTGGAAGTATACCAGGCCGTTAGCAAAAGTAATATCAACGTCGGCGGGGATGTGATCGAGAAAAACGGACAGGCCTATGTGGTGCGCGGGATCGGGCTTTTGAATTCTATCCCCGATATTCAAAATATCATAGTTGAATACGTGAAGGACTATCCTGTGCTGGTCAGGGATGTTGCCGATGTGCGGGAGTCGGATATGCCGCGTGTGGGACAGGTGGGACTGGATGGTAACGACGACGTCGTGGAAGGGATCGTCGTACAGCGCAAGGGCGAGAACCCGAGCGAAGTGTTGGCGCGCGTGAAAGACAAGATCGAGGAGCTAAACACGAAAATTCTCCCGCCAGACGTCAAAATGGTCACATTTTACGACCGCGACAACCTGATCGATTTCTGTGCGCACACTGTGAAACATAACCTCGTGGAAGGTATCGTTCTGGTGACCGTGATCGTATTCATTTTCATGGCCGACTGGCGTACGACCGTTATCGTTTCCATTATCATACCCCTTGCGTTGCTGTTCGCGTTTATGTGTTTGCGACTGAAAGGCATGAGCGCCAACCTTCTGTCCATGGGGGCCATCGACTTCGGGATCATTATCGACGGCGCGGTAGTGATGGTAGAGGGAATATTCGTAGCGCTCGACCACCTCGCGCACCGCAACGGCATGGATCGATTCAACAAACTATCAAAACTCGGGCTTATCAAACGAACGGGTGGTGAACTGGGCAAAGCTATTTTTTTCTCGAAACTCATCATTATCACCGCATTGATCCCTATTTTCAGTTTTCAGAAGGTGGAAGGCAAAATGTTCACACCACTGGCCTACACCCTGGGCTTCGCATTGCTGGGGGCGCTGCTCTACACGCTCACGTTGGTACCGGTGCTATGCTCTATTTTGCTGAGGAAAAACGTACGGGAAAAGAGCAACCCGATCGTCCGTTTCTTTGATAATATTGTTACCAAAGGCTTCGAATGGTGCTACGCCCGCAAAAAACTGAGCGTCGTGTTCGCGACGGCGTTTTTGGGTGCCAGTCTTTTCTCCGCGAAGTTTCTCGGCACGGAGTTCCTGCCGACGCTCAATGAAGGCGCATTGTGGGTGGAAGCCAAAATGCCGATGAGCAGCTCTCTTGCTGAAACCGTTAAAATGGTGACCACGCTCCGCGCCAAGCTCAACGAGTTCCCGGAGGTGAATGGCGTACTTTCCCAAACCGGCCGTTCCAATGACGGTACCGACCCCTCGGGCTTTTATTATGTACAAATGCAGGTTAACCTGAAACCGAAGGAGGAATGGAAACGTAAAATCAGCCAGGACGACCTGATCGAGGAAATGGATAAAAAACTGAAACAGTTTCAGGGCATCAACTACAACTACTCGCAGCCCATCATCGACAACGTGGCCGAAGCCGTGGCGGGGATGAATGCCAGCAATGCAGTGAAAATTTTCGGCGACGATCTGGAAACACTTAATAACAAAGCCAACGAAGTACTCGAAGCGATCAAGAATGTGCCGGGTATCAAAGATGTGGGAATCCTGCGGAATATCGGACAGCCGGAGATCAGCGTGATCCTGCACGACCACAAAATGGCGCAGTACGGCGTCAGTATCGCCGATGCCCAGGCGGTGATCGAAATGGCGATCGGCGGCAAGACGGCGTCTATTCTTTACGAAGGCGAACGTAAATTCGATATTCGCCTGCGCTACGAAGAACAATACCGCCGCACAGTGGACGACATTCAGCAGCTGATGGTACCGACGCTCACTGGCGGTAAAATTCCCTTGAAGGAAATTTCGACTATTCGCACGGTGACGGGGCCCGCATTCGTGTACCGCGATAACAACAAGCGCTTTATCGGCGTCAAGTTCTCCGTCCGCGAGCGCGACCTGGGCAGCACAATCGCCGAAGCGCAGTCGAAGGTGAAGCCGTTGCTTTCTTCGCTGCCCAAAGGTTATTCGGTAAGCTGGTCGGGAGAGTTCGAGAACCAGGTCCGGGCGACGGCGCGGCTGGGGCAGGTGGTGCCAATCAGCCTGATCGGGATATTCATTTTGCTGTTCATCATGTTCAGCAATGCGAAAGATGCGGGTTTGGTGCTCATCAACGTCCCGTTCGCGCTCATCGGCGGTATCCTCGCGCTGCACGTTACGCATATGAACTTCGGTATTTCGGCAGGCGTAGGGTTTATAGCCCTCTTCGGTCTCTGCGTTCAGAACGGGGTGATATTGATTTCAGTATTTAACAAAAACCTGGCAGCGAGAATGACGCTCGATGAGGCGATCCGGGAAGGTGTCAAATCGCGCATACGGCCGGTAATCATGACGGCGTTGATGGCGGCGATCGGTTTGCTACCCGCAGCTGTGTCGACCGGCATCGGTTCGGAAACCCAGAAACCGCTGGCGATTGTGGTGATCGGCGGGCTGATAACCGCAACCGTTCTCACGCTGCTGATATTCCCCATCATTTACGGCTTCTTTAACCGGAAAATTAAAGTTTCGAAGTACGCCTGA
- a CDS encoding tetratricopeptide repeat protein yields MTGMLLMLTVLAPRQVSAQDFSECQRFVKELLPIFNRSFEENNPALLRGEEYQRGVRNLQAAYAAYHKEAFQPSDSARRMNNEAVILALTGNYQKALHIMEELDLGESDQQLLYNRGLFAMLSGKLDAARNDFARSPGHAEATLNTLVVLGKQKKYQEAASFANDNTAKNTGGKWSFNVGMVHKYSGRMEDAVDAITSAIRQRDEMAYRLQRGDILMRTGNEKRAVKDFEKVARTHPKAQIRYANALLSLNQFGMAKAVFEKYLETDDRTFRGDAYLGMAHSCYGLQQISEAQRYYKLASTLKRETPGLQSGIANTHLSKHEYQTAFTLFDRVIRKDSTYLPAYLGRAVAYYGQKKYDLALQDFKKGEKALNEDNKFFADLFVTKAFSEYYLKQTAQAQEDFQKAIRLDPARYEALAGLSSIMIDQKRYSEAGQYLAKALQYEQGYDLMWSNYGNLLLHFDMYKKGYQVFKKAVSLNPSNVNAQNGWGIALLENDQLDKSMALFDSLVREKPELPFLHNNHGIVQAYIGNRHDQKHQVNEANARYDGAYEDFKLAMAAAPGRKFYNVNQGNVYRYMERYDDAKLSYQSYQDKSALNNTAVMYAGQERFKDAKYYLGIAIQIDSLHRVFQYNMAVLMKGKQKEMMRLVASADENSPFSDIGIKYSRDGFVTIYLYDYEYDVLTFPGRHYMPLPVTEYKEDYFIPEYDFKLMPYEKKRWRAKRKSV; encoded by the coding sequence ATGACAGGTATGTTGCTGATGTTGACGGTGTTAGCGCCGCGGCAGGTCTCAGCTCAGGATTTTAGTGAGTGCCAGCGATTTGTAAAAGAACTTCTACCTATTTTCAACAGATCATTTGAGGAAAATAATCCTGCATTACTTCGCGGCGAAGAATACCAGCGCGGGGTAAGGAACCTGCAGGCGGCTTATGCCGCGTACCACAAGGAAGCATTCCAGCCCTCCGATTCCGCCCGGCGAATGAACAACGAAGCGGTGATCCTGGCGCTAACGGGCAACTACCAGAAAGCATTGCACATCATGGAAGAGCTGGACCTCGGGGAATCGGATCAGCAATTGCTCTATAACCGGGGCCTGTTTGCTATGTTGTCGGGTAAATTGGATGCGGCGCGGAACGATTTCGCCCGGTCGCCGGGGCACGCGGAAGCAACGCTGAATACGCTGGTAGTGCTCGGAAAACAGAAGAAATACCAGGAGGCGGCCAGCTTCGCGAACGACAACACGGCTAAAAATACCGGCGGAAAGTGGAGTTTCAATGTGGGAATGGTACACAAATACAGCGGGCGAATGGAAGACGCTGTCGACGCGATTACGAGTGCGATCCGCCAGCGCGACGAAATGGCCTACCGCTTGCAAAGGGGCGACATCCTCATGCGCACCGGCAATGAAAAACGGGCCGTGAAGGATTTTGAGAAAGTCGCACGCACGCATCCGAAGGCGCAGATACGCTATGCGAACGCGCTGCTTTCCCTGAACCAGTTCGGAATGGCGAAAGCAGTTTTTGAAAAATACCTCGAAACCGACGACCGTACTTTCCGGGGGGACGCTTACCTGGGCATGGCGCATTCGTGTTACGGCCTGCAACAAATCAGCGAAGCGCAGCGCTACTACAAGCTGGCTTCCACTTTGAAGCGCGAGACACCCGGACTGCAATCGGGTATTGCGAATACCCATCTCTCAAAACACGAATATCAGACGGCATTTACGCTGTTCGACCGGGTTATCAGGAAGGATTCGACCTATTTGCCGGCCTATCTGGGACGTGCGGTGGCCTACTACGGTCAAAAGAAATACGATCTGGCGCTGCAGGATTTCAAGAAAGGCGAGAAGGCATTGAATGAGGATAACAAGTTCTTCGCCGATCTGTTCGTAACCAAAGCGTTTTCGGAATACTACCTGAAACAGACCGCACAGGCACAGGAAGATTTCCAGAAGGCCATCCGGCTCGATCCGGCCCGTTACGAAGCCCTGGCTGGTTTGAGCAGCATTATGATCGATCAGAAGCGGTATTCGGAAGCGGGGCAATACCTGGCGAAAGCGCTGCAATATGAGCAGGGCTACGACCTCATGTGGAGCAACTATGGAAACCTGCTGTTGCATTTCGATATGTACAAAAAAGGCTATCAGGTATTCAAAAAGGCAGTTTCATTGAACCCCTCGAATGTGAATGCGCAGAATGGCTGGGGGATTGCGCTGCTTGAAAACGATCAGCTCGACAAGTCGATGGCGCTTTTTGACAGCCTCGTACGTGAAAAACCCGAGCTGCCATTCCTGCATAATAACCACGGGATCGTACAGGCTTACATCGGCAACCGGCATGACCAGAAGCACCAGGTAAACGAGGCGAATGCACGGTATGATGGCGCTTACGAGGATTTTAAACTTGCTATGGCAGCTGCGCCTGGCCGGAAGTTCTATAATGTAAACCAGGGCAATGTGTACCGGTACATGGAGCGCTATGACGACGCGAAGCTGAGCTACCAGAGCTATCAGGACAAGAGCGCGCTGAACAATACCGCCGTCATGTATGCAGGCCAGGAGCGTTTCAAGGATGCGAAATACTACCTCGGCATTGCGATTCAGATCGATTCCCTGCACCGGGTATTTCAATACAACATGGCTGTGCTGATGAAAGGCAAACAGAAGGAAATGATGCGCCTCGTAGCCTCTGCCGACGAAAACAGCCCGTTTTCCGATATCGGCATCAAGTACAGCCGCGACGGTTTCGTGACGATCTATCTTTACGATTACGAGTACGACGTCCTGACTTTCCCGGGCCGTCATTATATGCCGCTGCCGGTTACGGAATACAAAGAAGACTACTTTATTCCCGAATACGATTTCAAACTGATGCCATACGAGAAAAAAAGGTGGAGGGCAAAAAGAAAAAGCGTGTGA
- a CDS encoding YtxH domain-containing protein: MSANKIILGIVTAAVAGVVIGLIVAPEDSKKTIRKLKKKTNSLANDLITALEKSKAKAADAAGELKAEGKAYASDVADKAETYVDSAREQVGNL; this comes from the coding sequence ATGTCTGCGAACAAAATCATCTTGGGAATAGTGACCGCAGCGGTGGCGGGAGTAGTAATCGGACTGATCGTTGCGCCGGAAGACAGCAAGAAGACTATCAGAAAACTAAAAAAGAAAACGAACAGCCTCGCGAACGACCTGATAACCGCATTGGAAAAAAGCAAAGCGAAAGCGGCGGATGCGGCCGGCGAATTGAAAGCGGAGGGTAAAGCATACGCCAGCGACGTAGCGGATAAAGCCGAGACTTATGTCGACTCCGCCCGTGAACAGGTAGGAAACCTTTGA
- the rpoN gene encoding RNA polymerase factor sigma-54, producing the protein MQRQTQTQRQTLKYSPLQIQMLNLLHLTTMELEQRIKEELEENPILEEGKEESTSEEAPEEFDDADLPSGSDDNTVQDYYDWDEFRDDDIPDYKTYANNQSADNELYTRPMVEAISFRDDLKQQVHFLQLDERQQLIADFILDSLDEDGFLRRESDVIADDISFANSMFIDTDEVNTMLKIIQQLDPPGIAASDLRECLLIQLNRMENQNDTWKWAYKIVSDAFDELGSRNYDKIMRITGLDEESLKKAIQLITTLNPKPASGLRNDTVINESIKPDFMLWYTEDGEIEVQLTWGNSPALKLNKVFTQMAEQKNDKATNQFLKNKMNSAKWFIDAIKQRENTMLNTLKAIVKLQYDYFQTGDIKKLRPMILKDVAEIIDMDISTVSRVTTNKYVQTPFGIVLLKDLFTEGVTNEDGTEVSNREIQEAIREIVSEEDKRHPYNDQQITDMLAEKGYSVARRTVAKYREQLNIPTARLRVTI; encoded by the coding sequence ATGCAAAGACAGACGCAGACGCAGAGACAGACTTTAAAATACTCTCCCTTGCAAATTCAGATGCTGAATTTACTGCACCTGACTACAATGGAGCTTGAACAAAGGATTAAGGAAGAACTGGAAGAAAACCCCATACTGGAAGAAGGGAAAGAGGAGAGTACGTCGGAAGAAGCGCCCGAAGAGTTTGATGATGCCGACTTGCCGTCGGGCAGCGACGATAACACCGTACAGGATTATTACGACTGGGACGAGTTCCGGGACGACGATATTCCGGACTATAAAACTTATGCAAACAACCAGTCGGCGGACAATGAATTATACACCCGGCCGATGGTGGAAGCCATCTCGTTCAGGGATGATCTGAAACAGCAGGTACACTTTCTGCAACTGGATGAACGTCAGCAACTGATCGCCGACTTTATCCTTGACTCGCTCGACGAGGACGGGTTCCTGCGCCGGGAAAGCGATGTGATTGCGGACGATATATCATTTGCGAACAGCATGTTTATCGATACCGACGAAGTGAACACAATGCTGAAAATCATTCAACAGCTCGATCCGCCGGGTATTGCGGCCAGCGATTTGAGGGAGTGCCTGCTTATTCAGCTCAATCGCATGGAGAACCAGAACGACACCTGGAAATGGGCTTACAAGATTGTTTCCGACGCTTTCGACGAGCTCGGGTCACGCAATTATGACAAGATCATGCGGATCACCGGCCTGGACGAAGAGTCGCTTAAGAAGGCCATCCAGCTCATTACCACACTGAATCCGAAGCCGGCTTCCGGTTTGCGGAATGACACGGTGATCAACGAAAGCATCAAACCCGATTTCATGCTCTGGTACACCGAGGATGGCGAAATAGAAGTGCAGCTCACCTGGGGGAACAGTCCGGCCCTGAAACTGAACAAGGTGTTTACCCAGATGGCCGAGCAGAAAAACGACAAGGCCACGAACCAGTTCCTGAAAAACAAAATGAACTCGGCCAAGTGGTTTATCGACGCCATTAAGCAGCGTGAAAATACGATGCTGAATACCTTGAAGGCGATCGTGAAGCTGCAATACGACTATTTCCAGACCGGCGACATCAAAAAGCTCCGTCCGATGATCCTGAAAGACGTGGCCGAAATCATCGACATGGATATTTCCACGGTATCGAGGGTTACCACGAACAAATACGTGCAGACGCCCTTCGGCATCGTACTATTGAAAGACCTCTTTACGGAAGGTGTCACGAACGAGGACGGAACCGAAGTTTCAAACCGTGAAATACAGGAGGCGATCCGTGAAATCGTAAGCGAAGAGGATAAGCGCCATCCGTATAACGACCAGCAGATTACAGATATGCTCGCCGAAAAAGGCTATTCCGTTGCGAGACGCACGGTAGCCAAGTACCGCGAACAATTGAATATACCTACCGCGAGGTTGAGAGTTACTATTTAA
- a CDS encoding ATP-binding protein → MNNKLIRVLLVDDDEDDYFLTREYFQDLVNWKFDITWCATFKDAETQIRNHKYDLYLFDYLLGESTGIDLIELACSFECEEPIILLTGKGDTKIAVEALRLGAADYLIKSELDAEKLERSIRYALERTSVLKALRHSERRYRRIFEESNDFLFISDPEGNIIDFNDAATVLTGYSGEELKDKNLTQLVEAPLFATLWKDIADQPIHDHEVRLLTKDGDKKYCLFSATVEVDDEHPYIQGRLHDMTARKQSEKERLFSEKMAVTGRLVRMLAHEVRNPLTNVNLSAEQLEMELTDEDQKFYTQIIKRNCTRINDLITQLLQPSSSEDIELVESSVHSVLTQAISAALDRVQLKRIQIVNEFADEELALPLDRVSLQMAFLNLITNAIEAMEEDKGVLRITTRSVGDQIQVLFTDNGSGISEEHMDKIFEPYFTGKNNGMGIGLSTTMSIIHAHHGRIEVQSQLGVGTTFTISFHTAKQ, encoded by the coding sequence ATGAATAACAAACTGATCCGGGTTTTGTTGGTGGACGACGACGAGGACGATTATTTCCTGACCCGTGAGTATTTTCAGGACCTCGTCAACTGGAAATTCGATATCACCTGGTGCGCGACTTTCAAAGACGCTGAAACGCAGATCAGAAACCACAAATACGATCTCTATCTGTTCGACTACCTGCTCGGCGAAAGCACGGGTATCGATTTGATCGAGCTTGCGTGCAGTTTTGAATGCGAAGAGCCGATCATCCTGCTCACTGGCAAGGGCGATACCAAGATCGCCGTGGAGGCATTGCGCCTGGGCGCAGCGGATTACCTCATCAAAAGCGAGCTCGACGCGGAAAAACTCGAAAGAAGCATCCGCTACGCATTGGAACGCACCTCCGTTTTGAAAGCGTTGCGCCATAGCGAAAGGAGGTACCGCCGGATTTTCGAGGAGTCCAACGATTTCCTGTTCATTAGTGATCCCGAAGGAAATATCATCGACTTCAACGACGCAGCCACTGTCCTGACCGGTTATTCCGGCGAGGAGTTGAAAGATAAGAACCTGACCCAACTGGTAGAAGCGCCTCTGTTCGCGACGCTCTGGAAGGACATTGCCGATCAGCCGATTCACGATCACGAAGTACGCCTGCTCACAAAGGACGGCGATAAAAAGTACTGCCTGTTTTCGGCCACGGTCGAAGTGGACGACGAGCATCCGTATATCCAGGGGCGATTGCACGACATGACGGCACGAAAGCAGTCGGAAAAGGAACGGTTGTTTTCCGAAAAAATGGCGGTTACCGGGCGTCTCGTACGCATGCTCGCGCATGAGGTGCGCAACCCGCTCACCAACGTGAACCTTTCGGCCGAACAGCTGGAAATGGAGCTGACCGACGAGGACCAGAAATTTTACACGCAGATCATCAAGCGCAATTGTACGCGCATCAACGACCTCATTACCCAGTTGTTGCAGCCATCGAGTTCGGAAGACATCGAACTGGTGGAAAGTTCGGTGCACTCTGTGCTTACCCAGGCCATCAGCGCGGCGCTCGACCGAGTGCAGCTCAAAAGAATCCAGATAGTGAATGAGTTCGCCGATGAAGAGCTCGCTTTACCGCTCGACCGCGTGTCATTGCAAATGGCTTTCCTGAACCTGATCACCAATGCGATCGAGGCAATGGAAGAGGATAAGGGAGTATTACGGATAACCACCCGCAGCGTGGGCGATCAGATCCAGGTTTTGTTTACGGATAACGGATCGGGGATCAGCGAGGAGCACATGGACAAGATATTCGAACCATATTTTACTGGGAAAAACAACGGAATGGGTATCGGGTTGTCGACCACCATGAGCATTATCCACGCACATCACGGACGGATCGAGGTACAATCGCAACTGGGCGTCGGGACTACCTTTACGATCAGCTTCCATACGGCCAAACAATAG
- a CDS encoding response regulator, which yields MKIVIIEDERDLGVLMRNFLIRQLNIKTPDGSIRVVASLTEGLDCVRDMRPDWIFIDNNLPDGKGVQAIRQLREAHPDKRAKVVMMSAMTNLKEEAFRNGADYFLDKPISFVEVKNIFTKPASDV from the coding sequence ATGAAAATTGTTATTATTGAAGATGAAAGAGATTTGGGAGTGTTGATGCGCAATTTTCTGATAAGGCAACTAAATATTAAAACACCCGATGGATCGATCCGGGTGGTAGCTTCACTGACGGAGGGATTGGATTGTGTAAGAGATATGCGTCCCGATTGGATATTCATAGACAATAACTTACCTGACGGAAAGGGTGTGCAGGCAATTCGTCAGCTACGCGAAGCACACCCGGACAAACGTGCCAAAGTGGTGATGATGAGCGCCATGACGAACCTGAAAGAAGAAGCATTCCGAAACGGTGCAGATTATTTCCTCGACAAGCCGATCAGCTTCGTGGAAGTCAAGAATATCTTCACAAAACCCGCAAGTGACGTCTGA